A stretch of Bifidobacterium sp. ESL0704 DNA encodes these proteins:
- a CDS encoding polyphenol oxidase family protein, producing MSETANQDGMILNSNAIPSTDTFGNPIPVTIPIDLAPGVKVVYTTRLGGSSTDDWGNLNLGGKSGDDPAAVVANRMGLAKAVGAPLSLVAQVHSGKAIDVDTFFEYNAPYGCDCSGTVIGSQTRRDGAATGETDAIAVQRDVEEIEGADGTAITKTDTRISISESGTTENDESSSNQSQADAGSPTAYPRLEADAEVTAQTGIALGMFAADCLPVLLADAQAGVIGAAHCGRKGLQRGVIGSAVDLMVAKGAKPNRIVATLGPCICGDCYEVGDQIADEFDAQFPATFTLTRFGGPGIDIAKAALQELAKAGIPADNVISSTPRVGAATQYLDQDAELADLCAADGEGSPNLSERIGEVRHSLCTLENPLFYSHRRASLGHKEHEGRLLALIVRE from the coding sequence ATGAGTGAAACTGCAAACCAAGATGGCATGATTCTCAATAGCAATGCCATTCCATCGACGGATACATTCGGCAATCCCATTCCCGTCACGATTCCCATCGACCTGGCGCCAGGTGTCAAGGTCGTCTACACCACGCGGCTCGGCGGCTCAAGCACCGACGATTGGGGCAATCTCAATCTGGGCGGCAAGTCAGGTGACGACCCGGCTGCCGTCGTCGCCAATCGCATGGGGCTGGCCAAAGCAGTGGGCGCTCCGCTTTCCTTGGTGGCTCAGGTCCATTCCGGCAAGGCCATTGACGTGGATACGTTCTTCGAGTACAACGCACCATACGGTTGCGATTGTTCCGGTACGGTTATCGGTTCGCAAACTCGGCGTGATGGTGCGGCGACCGGAGAAACCGATGCAATAGCGGTACAGCGTGATGTCGAGGAGATCGAGGGCGCAGACGGAACTGCAATCACCAAGACCGATACGCGTATCAGTATCAGCGAATCCGGCACGACCGAAAACGATGAATCCTCTTCGAATCAGTCCCAAGCCGATGCGGGCTCTCCGACTGCCTATCCGCGCCTCGAAGCGGACGCCGAGGTCACGGCGCAAACCGGCATCGCGCTTGGCATGTTCGCGGCCGATTGCCTGCCGGTGCTGCTGGCCGATGCGCAGGCGGGTGTGATCGGCGCGGCGCATTGCGGCCGGAAGGGGTTGCAGCGTGGGGTCATCGGGTCTGCGGTCGATCTGATGGTGGCCAAAGGCGCGAAGCCGAATCGTATCGTGGCCACGCTCGGCCCCTGCATCTGCGGCGACTGCTACGAGGTCGGTGATCAGATCGCCGACGAATTCGATGCGCAATTCCCGGCAACCTTTACCCTGACCCGTTTCGGAGGCCCCGGCATCGATATCGCCAAGGCCGCGCTGCAGGAACTCGCCAAGGCTGGCATACCGGCAGACAATGTCATCAGCTCGACCCCACGTGTCGGCGCCGCCACACAATACCTCGATCAGGATGCGGAACTTGCCGATTTGTGCGCCGCCGACGGCGAAGGTAGTCCCAATCTCTCCGAGCGTATCGGCGAGGTGCGCCACAGCCTCTGCACGTTGGAAAACCCGCTTTTCTACTCGCATCGTCGTGCAAGTCTCGGCCACAAAGAGCATGAAGGCCGCCTGCTCGCCCTGATTGTACGGGAATAA
- a CDS encoding U32 family peptidase, which produces MVRRRRPEVLAPAGSLRSLKTAIDFGADAVYCGGKEFGMRSAPKNLSMDDLKVGAAYAHERGARVYVTCNVLPHNDEVEDIKTYIAHLAATGIDALIITDIGVLMAAHSIAPQLELHVSTQAGVTNYLAANALYELGARRVVLARELDLQAIADIRANIPEDMDIETFVHGSMCMAFSGRCLISNYMNGRDANHGECSQPCRWKYSVVEQKRPGQFFPVEENDEGTFLFNSQDMCMLEHIDDMIDAGASSLKIEGRAKSAYYVAAITNAYKCAVNEYMVQRGFEDADGNHLKPLHDMVRRSDVVRATRAVGELESSGSIGFRGVQNAGAEAAAKATISASVPALVGAEATKAQNAEPKHVELPQWLKDEPYKVSHRDYSTGFYYPEHKAGQNTDRGGYFRDWLVVGEVIGYDEATQRLTLMSRNKIEPGQLIEFLIPGREPIDYTVAAGGMQDADGQSVEEINNPAHVFSMPLPFAIAEHSMIRSRAKQRTLKAE; this is translated from the coding sequence ATGGTACGGCGGCGCAGGCCCGAGGTGTTGGCGCCTGCGGGCAGCTTACGAAGCCTCAAGACGGCCATCGATTTCGGCGCGGACGCCGTCTACTGCGGTGGCAAGGAATTCGGCATGCGTTCGGCGCCGAAGAACCTTTCGATGGATGATCTGAAGGTTGGCGCCGCCTACGCCCACGAGCGCGGGGCAAGGGTGTATGTGACCTGCAACGTCCTGCCGCACAATGATGAGGTCGAGGATATCAAGACCTACATTGCCCACCTCGCCGCCACAGGCATCGACGCGCTGATCATCACCGACATCGGTGTGCTGATGGCCGCTCATTCCATCGCCCCGCAACTGGAATTGCACGTTTCCACCCAGGCGGGCGTGACCAATTATCTTGCCGCCAACGCCCTCTACGAACTGGGGGCGAGGCGTGTGGTGCTGGCCCGTGAACTCGATCTGCAGGCGATTGCCGACATCCGCGCCAACATCCCCGAGGACATGGATATCGAGACCTTCGTGCACGGCTCGATGTGCATGGCGTTCTCCGGCCGCTGCCTCATCTCCAACTACATGAACGGGCGCGACGCCAACCACGGCGAGTGCTCGCAGCCCTGTCGCTGGAAGTACAGCGTCGTCGAGCAGAAGCGTCCCGGACAGTTCTTCCCGGTCGAGGAAAACGACGAGGGCACCTTCCTCTTCAACTCGCAGGACATGTGCATGCTCGAACACATCGACGACATGATCGACGCCGGCGCTTCAAGCCTCAAGATCGAAGGACGGGCAAAAAGCGCGTACTATGTTGCGGCGATCACCAACGCCTACAAGTGCGCGGTCAATGAATATATGGTGCAGCGCGGATTCGAGGATGCGGACGGCAATCACTTGAAGCCGTTGCACGACATGGTGCGTCGTTCCGACGTCGTGCGGGCGACCCGCGCTGTAGGGGAGCTTGAATCCAGCGGATCCATTGGTTTCCGTGGCGTGCAGAATGCGGGCGCCGAGGCCGCGGCCAAGGCGACGATTTCCGCGAGCGTCCCGGCGTTGGTGGGTGCCGAGGCCACGAAAGCCCAGAACGCTGAACCAAAGCATGTCGAGCTGCCCCAATGGCTTAAGGACGAACCCTACAAGGTTTCGCACCGTGATTATTCCACCGGTTTCTACTACCCGGAGCACAAGGCCGGCCAGAACACCGATCGCGGCGGTTATTTCCGCGACTGGCTCGTGGTCGGCGAGGTCATCGGCTATGACGAGGCGACACAACGTCTCACCCTGATGAGCCGCAACAAGATCGAACCCGGTCAGCTCATCGAGTTCCTGATTCCGGGACGCGAGCCGATTGACTATACGGTCGCGGCAGGCGGCATGCAAGACGCCGACGGTCAGAGCGTCGAGGAAATCAACAACCCCGCGCATGTCTTTTCGATGCCGTTGCCATTCGCGATTGCCGAGCACTCGATGATTCGGTCGCGTGCCAAGCAGCGCACGCTCAAGGCTGAATAG
- a CDS encoding aldo/keto reductase: protein MVLHRNLGPFDTTAIGLGEMPLTIENNLGEAKGIETIHAALDAGCRHIDTAWSYYCSGGEEQTGEKLVRRAMASWDGPKDEVTIATKVGHFRNFADDGTTPTWGVNGQPEHLIEAGKQSALALGVDTIDLLYLHRPDPQVPYNESVEAIKQLLDEGVAKVAGISNASIEQIDIARGILGDKLVAVQNQFSPTYQSTRDTLDYCEKLGLPFVCWSPLGGYRKAKDETKYDPFREVGQAHGVSHQQVVLAWELSLGRHVFVIPGAHRPETILDSLKAGDLKLSAEELAKLNA, encoded by the coding sequence ATGGTATTACATCGTAATCTCGGCCCGTTCGACACCACCGCCATCGGTTTGGGCGAGATGCCGCTGACCATCGAAAACAACCTGGGCGAGGCCAAAGGCATCGAAACCATCCACGCCGCGCTCGACGCCGGATGCCGCCACATCGACACCGCATGGTCCTATTACTGCTCCGGCGGCGAGGAGCAGACCGGCGAAAAGCTGGTGCGCCGTGCCATGGCCAGCTGGGACGGGCCGAAGGACGAGGTGACCATCGCCACCAAAGTCGGTCATTTCCGCAATTTCGCCGACGACGGCACGACCCCGACCTGGGGCGTCAACGGACAGCCCGAGCACCTGATTGAGGCCGGCAAGCAGTCGGCGCTCGCACTCGGCGTCGACACCATCGATCTGCTCTATCTGCACCGTCCGGATCCACAGGTGCCCTATAACGAGTCCGTCGAAGCCATCAAGCAGCTGCTGGATGAAGGCGTGGCCAAGGTCGCCGGAATCTCCAACGCTTCGATCGAACAGATCGACATCGCCCGTGGCATTTTGGGCGACAAGCTGGTGGCGGTGCAGAACCAGTTCTCGCCGACCTACCAGTCCACCCGTGACACGCTGGATTATTGCGAGAAGCTGGGGCTGCCGTTCGTCTGCTGGAGCCCGCTCGGCGGCTACCGCAAGGCCAAGGACGAGACCAAGTACGACCCGTTCCGCGAGGTCGGGCAGGCCCATGGGGTGAGCCACCAGCAGGTCGTGCTCGCCTGGGAGCTGAGCCTTGGGCGTCACGTCTTCGTCATCCCCGGCGCCCATCGCCCTGAAACGATTCTCGACAGCCTCAAGGCCGGCGATCTGAAGCTCAGCGCCGAGGAGCTCGCCAAGCTCAACGCCTGA
- a CDS encoding serine/threonine-protein kinase, whose translation MIPDCDFIRELGSGSTADVYLYRQHNLNREVAVKVGKARQDRDFDEAFEKEAKIMAQFSTHPYIVSIYGSGLTPQSRLPYLVLEYAPHGSYKDIMRSRRLTVAEMLDLGVKLTAALQTAHRHGIIHRDIKPANILITSANQPALSDFGISTSIYESKSRTGFSVPWAPPEVLTGKSGGSETSDIYSLAATLYGLLVGKSPFEYIFHPHTQNELAQHIVSDQLPKNTIPDAPKEIEQILLKAMNKDPDARYLSAQQFGRALQTAQEDCGYNMTPFVAEDCDEFPAHHTLPQSGKSRFGAKTVTPQRKRSKKPLVITLAALAVVAAVAAVFTFAVIPRMDSKQSGNRTQINAMQTPQSGNAHSGNAGQHKSHATGQDNTQKDDITAEDAGAAVPQAANLVGTSNGQSVTFTWTNPAPKEGDTYAWSEVQNGSAATGGQTSIVKAPKVTLSVTNSEPQTCIQVSIVRADGHMSANPTMACATTLQ comes from the coding sequence ATGATACCAGATTGTGATTTCATCCGTGAACTGGGCTCAGGCTCCACCGCCGACGTGTATCTCTATCGTCAGCATAATCTCAATCGCGAGGTCGCCGTCAAAGTAGGAAAGGCGAGGCAGGACCGCGACTTCGATGAAGCCTTCGAAAAAGAAGCGAAGATCATGGCCCAGTTTTCGACCCACCCCTACATCGTTTCCATTTACGGATCGGGACTAACCCCCCAAAGCCGCCTGCCGTATCTTGTCCTTGAGTACGCCCCGCATGGCTCTTACAAGGACATCATGCGTAGCCGCAGGCTCACCGTCGCCGAAATGCTTGACCTCGGCGTCAAGCTCACAGCAGCCTTGCAGACCGCGCATCGTCACGGCATCATCCACCGCGATATCAAACCGGCCAATATCCTTATCACTTCCGCCAACCAGCCCGCCCTTTCCGATTTCGGCATCTCGACAAGCATCTACGAGTCGAAATCACGCACCGGCTTCTCCGTGCCCTGGGCGCCCCCGGAAGTGCTGACCGGCAAAAGCGGCGGCAGCGAAACCTCCGACATCTATTCGCTCGCTGCCACGCTTTATGGCCTCCTGGTCGGCAAATCGCCGTTCGAATACATCTTCCACCCCCATACGCAAAACGAACTGGCGCAGCACATCGTCTCGGACCAATTGCCGAAAAACACCATCCCGGATGCGCCCAAGGAAATCGAGCAAATCCTTCTCAAGGCGATGAACAAGGATCCGGATGCCCGCTACCTTTCGGCGCAGCAATTCGGCAGAGCCTTGCAAACGGCACAGGAGGATTGCGGATACAACATGACACCATTCGTGGCGGAGGACTGCGACGAATTCCCTGCGCATCATACGTTGCCGCAATCCGGCAAGAGCCGTTTCGGTGCAAAAACAGTCACTCCCCAACGGAAACGCTCGAAGAAACCGCTCGTCATCACCCTTGCCGCACTAGCCGTCGTCGCAGCCGTCGCAGCCGTTTTCACCTTCGCGGTGATCCCTCGCATGGACAGCAAACAATCAGGCAACCGCACGCAGATCAATGCGATGCAGACACCGCAGTCAGGGAATGCCCACTCCGGCAATGCCGGACAGCACAAGAGCCACGCCACCGGCCAAGACAACACCCAGAAGGATGACATCACCGCCGAGGACGCAGGGGCGGCGGTTCCGCAAGCCGCAAACCTTGTCGGCACTTCGAACGGGCAAAGCGTGACATTCACCTGGACCAATCCCGCTCCAAAAGAGGGAGACACCTACGCCTGGTCGGAAGTCCAGAACGGATCGGCGGCGACCGGCGGCCAGACCTCAATCGTCAAAGCGCCTAAAGTCACCTTAAGTGTGACCAACAGCGAACCCCAGACCTGCATTCAAGTTAGTATCGTAAGAGCTGACGGGCATATGTCTGCAAATCCTACGATGGCTTGCGCGACAACGTTGCAATGA
- a CDS encoding Ig-like domain-containing protein encodes MKASGKPQGERSVRLALRRLNSQTNRRWLTPVLVLLLLLGIVAGAIIINTLTRTHVHLDDGTVWVTSLKDRKAARFNVKLQQANGAVAPTTATFDVSQHNDDVILSDGAKAQGIVASNLGIHGKAEIRNSTSTFIGGNSAAFLNHKTGNVWVGDSGNLDSITPKTSAPQMQLGTHGLLALDRNGAVYGYRPADGAVLKMDDAHSAPKTLKSITGGKETNADSFTVIGDRPVIAVKQRIMWQGGSAQIDSRGPVTLQAPSTDNAQGDWLAASARNGIFTVDFKHGDKTAAFMNKGMAEDAQPVSSKGCVYAAWSQQAHNYIRLCSADGAANADQGKDDNTQAQWQSLQSISPTSQLVFRTNHRLVVLNDVTNGNVWNPDQSNKVIKIQWRQIQTKKTTNQQKNSDSANNQTQFKPTCSAKSGEIKAEDDNFGARVGGQQILDVLRNDEQSDCSVLHISKVGPVSGGGITVSPIYSGRYLQLDTTGAAAGKTSFTYEINDGRGQSSSATVNLDIIGDTTNRPPAQVDTPPEYDVEQGATFTLNALGSFADPEGDPMTLVSAVAQNNNQVAISTRADGQLVFNTGSLTGGRVGVEVTVSDGQHSGNGLIYFSVRPANTLPATIDAVTKNTTPDTSTTVELKQYVHGTSAQPPVLSSVNTPNGATTATNSADLSFTFKASNPGTYYVPYTISQGSIEAQGLARMEVQPVAGDSAKPVAANDVALLGADRTAIVEPLNNDTDPMGGVLSVTSVNVDPKLGIKTGLVAHKRVYMTARQIPTKPVRLTYTVTNAAGSTRGAIILQPPALTTANAAPKATNITANVRTGGIVSVDVIDHVSHADGTTVKLQNTLQFSKKTFKGLVFVSGDEVRYQASNTPGVYPVTYTVRDNLGNAASGIITITVHAKDANNKPAPTPQDAQAQVAAGQKVRIPITLTGIDTDGDDDTLLGLGDKSPKMGRIDEVGANYMVYEAYGDSSGTDTFSYAVEDWTGQRAQAQIRVGVYKGTSDSGVYARDDQVTLRPNTEATVPVAQNDISGDNTDLVVDKNLQMQGITGASVADNMISFKTPASAGTSYIVYCVKDKAGLSDTATLSVTTDPNAPIEPPTAYDYRVPSAATLDKKSVDVDLSQWIANPSGTAQELTVGIDPTAANHARVKGGAKSTTVTVDLTGEARSVPYTVTNTTYHVTSTAFVQVPQYGVFPPTLRPKAPAIKVNAKRSVNINLADYVRVGPGKTAYVDKDSISATKSADSDYYVNDQTLKFTAPKDYAGPASITFTVSDGKRDDNSKDKNGSKQAKIINSSVLTLPITVIGRNVPPPTFSASTISVAAGEDAKTIDLTALTHAPSGLDEDEKEYTYSGGQASGAIESHLTSNGKLTVKAPTDAAVGSMSSIPITIKYSAGSVSAGLTAQVVQSTRPLAKISGVNKKMNAGDSTTVDILSGAFNPFPDSSLTVVSCQADDTSKLKVDCGSKGSIGIHAAADIGASSNTVVVNVQDATKTKEREVSATITVSIIDKPDPPLLSPVAGLPADSAVNLSWTPGPANGSPISEYVVEYDGQSKSCGAVTTCNVTGLTNGKTYSFTVKAKNEAGWSKSSNSVESMPDKVPDAPSGIKVDGDYQKVTVSWDAASYIGTKPDDYLVTLSDGQSKHTNGTSQSISFSISNGAISDGTTISAKVRGHNRAGDGLVGDSSNSGTPWGDPDPPSVTLSQQDENTMKVSAEANNMRNSGCRSIDIDGHGSFDCRNASTTFELNDSDYGHPMIATATLVPDKGGAAKSSANSKPVTPGYNVKTPTNVILQLAGNSCKVSWQPNGRHSGFTISGSSKATVGKNDTSYAYTIGNWQNCGSVSVAQTLNDSTGSPVQATGSGNLTYKVRAKFNNIALTWGADHDHIIVTGSVDLFGQSGTTQIHIWSDDTEKIYDWPATGSLDVSDLPDALSGYTWQVVVTGTDSALNNDTGDHSQHPVSGAGRQQATLPSNTGTGDEGQDQSSESQSLVDRFPTLQKRIMQRDLAAAAKQQGAAR; translated from the coding sequence ATGAAGGCATCTGGCAAACCACAGGGTGAGCGTAGCGTCCGTCTCGCCTTGAGACGCCTGAATTCGCAGACCAACCGCCGCTGGCTCACCCCGGTACTCGTGCTGCTCCTGCTGCTGGGCATCGTGGCCGGAGCCATCATCATCAACACCCTGACCCGCACCCACGTCCATCTCGATGATGGCACGGTCTGGGTCACCTCACTCAAGGACCGCAAGGCCGCACGTTTCAACGTCAAACTCCAGCAGGCCAACGGGGCGGTCGCGCCGACCACTGCGACCTTCGACGTCAGCCAGCACAATGATGACGTGATCCTGTCCGACGGAGCAAAGGCGCAAGGCATCGTGGCTTCGAATCTCGGCATCCACGGCAAAGCCGAAATCAGAAACTCCACTTCGACCTTCATCGGCGGTAACTCTGCGGCGTTCCTCAACCATAAAACCGGCAACGTATGGGTCGGGGATTCAGGCAATCTCGATTCCATCACCCCCAAGACCTCGGCCCCGCAGATGCAGCTCGGAACCCATGGCCTGCTTGCTCTCGACCGCAACGGAGCAGTCTACGGATATCGCCCGGCAGACGGAGCCGTGCTCAAGATGGACGATGCGCACAGCGCGCCGAAGACGCTCAAATCCATCACCGGAGGCAAAGAGACCAACGCCGACAGCTTCACCGTCATCGGCGACCGCCCGGTCATCGCCGTCAAGCAACGCATCATGTGGCAGGGCGGAAGCGCGCAGATCGACTCACGAGGCCCGGTGACCCTGCAAGCCCCGTCCACCGACAACGCCCAAGGCGACTGGTTGGCGGCCAGTGCACGCAATGGCATCTTCACCGTTGATTTCAAGCACGGCGACAAAACCGCCGCGTTCATGAACAAGGGCATGGCCGAGGACGCGCAGCCGGTCTCATCCAAGGGCTGCGTATATGCCGCCTGGTCACAGCAGGCACACAACTATATCCGCCTGTGCTCCGCCGACGGCGCCGCCAATGCCGATCAGGGCAAAGACGACAACACCCAGGCGCAATGGCAGAGCCTGCAGTCCATCTCGCCGACCTCGCAGCTCGTATTCCGCACCAATCACCGGCTCGTGGTCTTGAACGACGTGACCAACGGCAACGTCTGGAACCCCGATCAGTCCAACAAGGTCATCAAAATCCAATGGCGCCAGATTCAGACGAAGAAGACCACCAACCAGCAGAAGAACTCCGATTCCGCCAACAACCAGACCCAGTTCAAGCCGACCTGCTCCGCCAAATCCGGCGAGATCAAGGCCGAAGATGACAACTTCGGCGCGCGCGTGGGCGGTCAGCAGATCCTCGACGTGCTGCGCAACGACGAACAGAGCGATTGCTCGGTGCTGCACATCAGCAAAGTGGGGCCGGTCTCAGGCGGCGGCATCACCGTCTCTCCCATCTATTCCGGCCGTTACCTGCAACTTGACACCACCGGCGCCGCTGCCGGCAAAACGAGTTTCACCTACGAGATCAATGACGGACGCGGGCAATCCAGCAGCGCGACGGTCAACCTCGACATCATCGGCGACACCACCAACCGACCCCCCGCTCAGGTCGACACCCCTCCCGAATACGATGTCGAACAAGGAGCCACCTTCACGCTCAACGCCTTGGGCAGCTTCGCCGACCCCGAAGGCGACCCGATGACGCTGGTCTCCGCCGTGGCGCAGAACAACAACCAGGTCGCCATCTCCACCCGCGCCGACGGCCAGCTCGTCTTCAACACCGGCTCCCTGACCGGTGGCCGCGTAGGCGTGGAAGTCACGGTCTCCGATGGCCAGCATAGCGGCAACGGCCTCATCTACTTCTCGGTGCGTCCGGCGAACACGTTGCCGGCGACGATCGACGCCGTGACCAAGAACACCACTCCCGACACCTCCACCACCGTTGAGCTCAAGCAATACGTTCACGGCACCAGCGCACAACCGCCGGTACTTTCCTCGGTCAATACCCCGAACGGCGCCACCACCGCAACCAATTCCGCCGACCTCTCCTTCACCTTCAAGGCCAGCAATCCAGGCACCTATTACGTCCCCTACACCATCAGCCAAGGCAGCATCGAGGCACAGGGCCTGGCGCGCATGGAAGTGCAGCCGGTCGCAGGCGATTCCGCCAAACCCGTAGCAGCCAACGATGTGGCGCTTCTGGGAGCCGACCGCACCGCCATCGTGGAGCCGCTGAACAACGACACCGATCCGATGGGCGGCGTCCTTTCCGTCACTTCGGTCAACGTCGATCCAAAACTCGGCATCAAAACCGGTCTGGTGGCCCACAAGCGCGTCTATATGACCGCCCGGCAGATTCCGACCAAACCGGTGCGTCTCACCTATACCGTCACCAACGCGGCAGGCTCGACCCGTGGCGCGATCATCCTTCAACCGCCGGCTTTGACCACGGCCAACGCAGCGCCCAAAGCCACCAACATCACCGCAAACGTGCGTACGGGCGGCATCGTCAGCGTCGATGTGATCGACCACGTCTCCCATGCCGACGGCACGACGGTGAAGCTGCAGAACACCCTTCAGTTCAGCAAGAAGACCTTCAAGGGCCTGGTCTTCGTCTCCGGAGACGAAGTGCGTTACCAAGCTTCGAACACCCCCGGCGTCTACCCGGTGACCTACACCGTGCGCGACAATCTCGGCAACGCGGCCTCCGGCATCATCACCATCACGGTGCACGCCAAGGACGCCAACAACAAGCCGGCCCCCACCCCGCAGGACGCGCAGGCACAGGTGGCGGCCGGCCAGAAAGTCCGTATCCCGATCACCCTGACGGGCATCGACACCGACGGCGACGACGACACCCTGCTCGGCCTTGGCGACAAGTCGCCGAAGATGGGACGCATCGACGAGGTCGGCGCGAACTACATGGTCTATGAGGCCTATGGCGATTCGTCAGGAACCGATACCTTCTCCTACGCCGTCGAGGATTGGACCGGCCAGCGGGCCCAGGCCCAGATCCGCGTGGGCGTCTACAAAGGCACCTCGGATTCCGGCGTGTACGCACGCGACGACCAGGTGACGCTACGACCCAACACCGAGGCGACCGTGCCGGTGGCGCAAAACGACATCTCCGGCGACAACACCGACCTCGTCGTCGACAAGAACCTACAGATGCAAGGCATCACCGGGGCCAGCGTCGCCGACAACATGATCTCCTTCAAGACTCCGGCTTCAGCAGGAACGTCCTACATCGTGTATTGCGTGAAAGACAAGGCGGGACTTTCCGACACGGCCACGCTGAGCGTGACCACCGATCCGAACGCGCCCATCGAGCCGCCGACCGCCTACGATTACCGCGTGCCTTCCGCGGCGACGCTCGACAAGAAATCCGTCGACGTCGACCTCTCGCAATGGATCGCGAACCCCTCCGGCACCGCCCAGGAGCTCACGGTCGGCATCGATCCGACCGCCGCCAACCATGCTCGAGTCAAGGGCGGGGCGAAATCCACCACGGTGACCGTCGATCTGACCGGCGAAGCCAGAAGCGTGCCTTACACGGTGACGAACACCACCTATCACGTGACCTCCACGGCCTTCGTGCAGGTGCCGCAGTATGGCGTGTTCCCGCCGACGCTGCGCCCGAAGGCCCCTGCGATCAAGGTCAACGCGAAACGCAGCGTCAATATCAACCTTGCCGATTATGTGCGCGTCGGACCGGGCAAGACCGCGTACGTCGACAAGGATTCGATCAGCGCCACCAAAAGCGCCGATTCGGATTATTATGTCAACGACCAGACCCTGAAGTTCACCGCGCCCAAGGACTATGCGGGCCCGGCCTCCATCACGTTCACGGTCTCGGACGGCAAACGGGACGACAACAGCAAGGACAAGAACGGATCGAAACAGGCCAAGATCATCAACTCTTCGGTGCTGACGTTGCCGATCACCGTCATCGGCCGCAACGTGCCGCCACCGACCTTCTCCGCCTCCACCATCAGCGTCGCGGCCGGCGAGGACGCCAAGACGATCGATTTGACAGCCCTGACCCACGCGCCAAGCGGCCTGGACGAAGACGAAAAGGAATACACCTATTCCGGAGGCCAGGCTTCCGGCGCGATCGAATCGCACCTCACTTCAAACGGCAAGCTGACCGTGAAGGCACCGACCGATGCCGCCGTGGGATCGATGTCGAGCATCCCCATCACCATCAAATATTCCGCCGGCTCAGTTTCGGCGGGACTGACGGCACAAGTGGTGCAATCGACACGCCCGCTCGCCAAAATCTCCGGAGTGAACAAGAAGATGAACGCCGGGGATTCCACCACCGTGGATATCCTCTCCGGGGCGTTCAACCCCTTCCCCGATTCGTCGCTTACCGTGGTGAGCTGCCAGGCCGACGATACCTCGAAACTCAAGGTCGACTGCGGCTCGAAAGGCTCCATAGGCATCCACGCAGCCGCCGACATCGGCGCATCGTCGAACACCGTGGTCGTCAACGTCCAGGACGCCACCAAGACCAAGGAACGCGAAGTCAGCGCCACCATCACCGTCTCGATCATCGACAAGCCCGACCCGCCGCTGCTCTCTCCGGTGGCCGGCCTTCCCGCCGACAGCGCGGTCAACCTGAGCTGGACGCCCGGCCCGGCCAACGGCAGCCCCATCAGCGAATACGTTGTGGAGTATGACGGCCAGAGCAAGTCGTGCGGTGCCGTCACCACCTGCAACGTGACGGGCCTGACGAACGGCAAGACCTACAGTTTCACCGTCAAGGCGAAGAACGAGGCCGGCTGGTCGAAGTCCTCGAACAGCGTGGAGAGCATGCCCGACAAGGTGCCCGACGCACCCAGCGGCATCAAGGTCGACGGCGATTACCAGAAGGTCACCGTCAGCTGGGACGCCGCAAGCTACATCGGCACCAAGCCCGACGACTATCTCGTGACATTGAGCGATGGCCAGTCGAAGCACACCAATGGCACCAGCCAAAGCATCTCGTTTTCCATCAGCAACGGAGCCATCAGCGACGGCACCACCATCAGTGCAAAGGTTCGCGGCCACAACCGGGCCGGCGATGGACTGGTAGGCGATTCCTCGAACTCCGGTACACCTTGGGGCGATCCCGATCCGCCCAGCGTCACCTTGAGCCAGCAGGATGAGAACACGATGAAGGTAAGCGCCGAGGCCAACAATATGCGCAACTCCGGCTGCCGCAGCATCGATATCGACGGTCACGGATCCTTCGATTGCAGGAATGCCAGCACAACGTTCGAATTGAACGACAGCGACTACGGCCACCCGATGATCGCCACAGCCACACTCGTGCCGGATAAGGGCGGTGCCGCCAAGTCCTCCGCCAACAGCAAACCCGTCACCCCGGGCTATAACGTCAAGACTCCGACCAACGTCATTTTGCAATTAGCCGGTAACTCCTGCAAGGTAAGCTGGCAGCCCAATGGAAGGCACTCCGGATTCACGATTTCAGGATCCAGCAAAGCCACGGTCGGCAAGAACGACACCTCATATGCATACACCATCGGCAACTGGCAAAACTGCGGTTCTGTGAGCGTGGCGCAGACGCTCAACGATTCAACCGGATCGCCGGTTCAAGCCACAGGTTCCGGCAACCTCACCTATAAGGTTCGGGCGAAATTCAACAACATCGCATTGACCTGGGGAGCGGATCACGACCATATCATCGTTACCGGGTCGGTCGACCTCTTCGGGCAGAGCGGTACGACACAGATCCATATCTGGTCGGACGACACGGAAAAGATATATGACTGGCCGGCGACCGGTTCGCTGGACGTGTCCGATCTACCGGATGCTTTATCAGGGTATACCTGGCAGGTAGTGGTGACCGGCACAGATTCCGCATTGAACAACGACACAGGCGATCATAGCCAGCATCCCGTCAGCGGGGCAGGGAGACAGCAAGCGACGTTGCCGTCAAACACGGGGACCGGCGATGAGGGCCAAGACCAATCGTCCGAATCGCAAAGCCTCGTCGACCGCTTCCCCACCCTGCAGAAAAGAATCATGCAACGCGATCTCGCCGCCGCGGCCAAACAACAGGGAGCGGCGCGATGA